atataacacaatttaaatttaataaactaagtcaataaaccttgcatttattgttacccttcttgacgctgcattgtgggtaaggggtacgtgatcaatactgaaagacttcgaggggtacataacattaaaaaggttgagaacccctggatTAGAATGAAGagattattgttactgttattgttattattattatcattattattattattattattattattattattattattattattattattattattactatcattatcatcattatcaacgttattttatcaccatcatcgtaTGCAAAAACACAACATACAGAAGCTACACTCTCTAATCCCAAAACAACCTTGCTTGctgtcatttccttccttttgtgttcAATACTTTCGTCAAACAGTCACGCAacattgtttctcttcctcccacccttTCCTCAAgaagtgtacctgtgtgtgtgtgtgtgtgtgtgtgtgtgtgtgtgtgtgtgtgtgtgtgtgtgtgtgtgtgtgtgtgtgtgtgtgtgtgtgtgtgtgtgtgtgtgtgtgtgtaaaggtaaGCACATAAACATATAGATCAATGCGTATACACAGAAAACAATTCATATCACCTgcaacagcaccaccatcaccaccaaccacaacaccaccaccaccaccaataacaacaacaaaaacatgagcAGGGAAGCAGCAGCCTCCAGCACCGTGGCGGCAAGAAAGAAGCGGCCAGCAGGAGGTAATTAGCAGCGGCACACCTGAGCCTCACCTGCTATATAGTTGCCCGGCTCGATGAGACTGACGGCCACGCCCCACGACCGCATCTCctgcctgtcacacacacacacacacacacacacacacacacacacacacacacacacacacacacacacacacacacacacacacacgggaaaaaaatggaaataaaaggttAATTATGGATACTTGAAATTTGATTCAACACAAAGTATTTCATTGTATTGCTTCCACTTCAACTATAACTACCGCTACAACTACTatgtcattactactactactgctactgctactactactactactactactactactactactactactactactactactactactactactactactactactaatgctgatgctgctgctgctgctgcaacaacaacaacaacaacaacaactactactactactactactattactacaactactattgctactacaactactgctactactactactactactactactactactactactgctgctgctgctgctgcaacaacaacaacaacaacaacaactgctgctgctactactactactactgctgctgctgctgctgctgcacacaacaacaacaacaacaacaactgctaccaccacaccacaacaacaacaacaactgctacattactattactactaccactactactactactactaccacactactaccactaccactactgctgctgctgctgctgctgctgcacaacaacaacaacaacaacaacaacaacaacaccaccaccaccaccaccacaccaccactaccaccaccactgctgctgctgctgccattacataaccactacacaccaccacaccactaccaccaccaccactaccacaacaaccaccaccaccaccaccaccaccacaccaccaccaccaccaccaccaccaccaccaccaccaccaccaccaccaccaccaccaccaccaccaccaccaccaccaccaccaccaccaccactttgccgccgccaccacaaccaccaccaccaccaccaccaccaccaccaccaccaccaccaccaccaccaccaccaccaccaccaccaccaccaccaccaccaccaccaccacctgccgccgctgctgctgccaaccacaaccaccaccaccaccaccacacactcaccactgccaccactgcattgccactgctgctgctgctgctgccgctgccacaacaactgccactgctgctgctaccaccaccacaaccactaccaccactgctactactgctaccaccaccaccaccactaccactgctaccactgctactactactactactactactactactactactactactactactactactactactactactactactactactactactactactactactactactactactactactactactactactactactacgtactattaAAAGCAATTTTCAATATAGTTAACCTTTAAATGTATTTGACTACTACCAACACATCTACACCAACAAAGATCTGTCCATGGGCAGTTTTTGTTCAAAATGAGAAAATTACTACGATCTCGTGccgtctcttccttcactccctgcatTGCTTGACGGCGCGATAACTTTTTCTCTTTGCTCAGAGCTTTGCTAAAAGGTCAACTTCGGACGTCTCGGGCTatctttccttcgcttccttccctccattatgcttctaattatgtgttttttttctttttccctccttgttcCTCTGACCTCGACGATCACGAGGCTTAAGCTTCTATCGcagtctcgtttttcttttacctttttttttttccgtcttaaAGAAAACAATGTCTTTGTTGACTCTCGCTCTGCTCCTTTGTTATCATCCGTCTCTTTTTCAATGTCCAAAAGGACCATTTTGATTAATTCTCGGTTTTCTCAAGACAACGAAGTATAGCTGTAACTTCGCGGGcgtgcgtgcacacacacacacacacacacacacacacacacacacacacacacacacacacacacatgcccggtagctcattggttagagcgctggcttcacaagccagaggaccggggttcgattccccggctgggtggagatatttggatgtgtctcctttcacgtgtagtccctgttcacctagcagtgagtaggtacgggatgtaaatcgaggagttgtgaccttgttgtcccggtgtgtggtgtgtgcctggtctcaggcctatccgaagatcggaaataatgagctctgagctcgttccgtagggtaacttcTGGCTggctcgtcagagactgcagcagatcaaacagtgaatcacacacacacacacacacacacacacacacacacacaaaaaaaaaaagtctcaaaCATGCATAAGGTACTTGTATCCTCCACTTTTATTTCCCAACGATACTTCATATTCACCATTTAGTCCAATTCTGACAGTCTTCCGCCCTCATATTTAGATTCCCCATTATAAAcattctctcatcctctctaaAAGCCTGTAAATATTTCGTGGACATTTCCAAGAAACTTTCCCTGTCCTCCCAACTCCTTCCCCTCTGCGCCAGCCGTCGCCTGCCTCTCTCAACTACCTCTATTCTCATCCACATCAAactccatttttccctctttccctccctaacCCTTCCTCGCAGCTCACTATTCACAGGAATACTTACAACAGGCTCTTTCGCACACCTTCCCATGCCTACTTTTGATTTTATTCCTGCAAACAAaacctttgctttcttttatctttgagAAACTTTGCCTCACATAGGAACAAAACAAGCAAGTGTCGTTCGTACATAGTAATTCCAAGCATGTCATCCTCCCCTTTCACTGCGATTACACCCTCAGACATTCCAGCAATCCAGTCTGAGTCGTGGGTGGATTACCCTCTCCTAAAACTGGAGTTCCAGCCTTCACCCCTTTATTTGGGTCATCCTTTACGACACGCTGCCATCAAGGGCACACCTTTCCTCAACACCACCTCTAAATAACTCCAACAGTAACGTGAAAAACTCGGGAACGTCACACTTTTAtaaaacttttatatatatatatatatatatatatatatatatatatatatatatatatatatatatatatatatatatatatatatatatatatatatatatatatatatatatatatatatatatatatatatatatatatatatatatatatatatatatatatatatatatatatatatatatatatatatatatatatacatatacacacacacacacacacacacacacacacacacacacacacacacacacacacacacacacccggtagctcagtggttagagcgctggcttcacaagccagaggaccgggcttcgattccccagccgggtggagatatttgggtgtgtctcctttcatgtgtagcccctgttcacctagcagtgagtaggtacgggatgtaaatcgaggagttgtgaccttgttgtcccggtgtgtgttgtgtgcctggtctcatgcctatccgaagatcggaaataatgaactctgagctcgttccgtagagtaacgtctggctgtctcgtcagagactggagcagatcaaacagtgaaacacatacacacacacacacacacacacacacacacacacacacacacacacacacatgcacacgtcTATAGCTATGGTGGGCAGGTAGCTGTACCGCCACGTCCTAAGCTGTGGCTCACCTGAGGCAGTCTGTGAAGCCCTCCACGGCGTACTTGGACAGCACGTAAGGTGATCGCCTCACGTTGCCCATCCTGCCGTACATGCTGGACACGTTTACCACTCGTCCTGTTGAGGAAAGACGTACTGGTACACCATTTTTAGAGGAATCACATTACTTATTGCTATTCGGTAGATCACACTTCGTGAATCTCAGAGCTTCTGATCTGGTTGAATAATATATTACATTCCCACCGTGTCCTCCCCTTCATGATGCACCAGTGCATGTAATCGAGGAATGTAGACTCACGAGATAGCTGGGTGTAGGGCATGTAGAATCAGCATCACCCTTTAATAAGCAGTAATGAAAACACCAGACCAGCGGATCATCCttggacaaaaataaatatcactTTTATAATTCTTTTGCCAGCATCGACTTATGCCTGTGATGCATTGTTGCCTTACGCGTGTGTGGAGCAAAACtacaacacaaataaaaccGAAGGGAATTGAGATTAAAGAAAGCTGAACCCGAATAACAATGCGATCCTTTTTTGGTATATATAACTGAAGTTTTAGCGAAATAAAAAGCGAAGCCTAAAACATGATAACCTtaaagagatgtgtgtgtgtgtgtgtgtgtgggcgagtgCGCTCAGATCTTGTCTCGAATTGAACCACAACTGTGTAAATACCTGATAAAacgtagtggtagtaatgatgatgatgatgatgatgatgatgatgatgtgacgctgtttattttcttctatcataataaaaaaaaaagagtaagaggaggaagaggagaaggatggcaaTATAagtggcaacaacaacaacaacaacaacaacaacgaacatGGAATTAAAGCGGCAAATAAATCCCACGCAACGGCTGCCTCACCTCGGCGAAGTTTAACGATTCACAGGATTCTGCTTATGATATTTCCTATTTCCGCCACGAGCCATAACGCCATGAAGGGCATCACGCCGCGCACCATCCAGCTTATCTTAAATCACTCGGCCAGTGTTAAAGGAAATGGGATTGTGGTCGGCTGAGACTGCCTGCCGTCTCGCCCACTCGGCCAACACCCtgcccccctcttcctccttcccccctcccttccgCCCTTGCCTTAAAGAGCTTTGGCGTGTCTGCATGAATACCAGGCGCCGTGTTATAAGCATCAGTGTATGCAATGGTGCTTCCTCACCTTGGCTTTCCTTATTAGTGGCAGGAAAGCCTTGGTCACAGTCACCATGCCCATCAAGTTCACTTCTAATATCTTCCTGAAAGTGTGTTCTTGTACCCACTCCACTTCCCCAAAGGTGGAAAGCCCGGCGTTGTTAACAAGTCCCCACAACACCTCTGCAATAGAAATAGGAATGAGCCGCGCGCTACTCTTGGCATAGTTTCCGAGAACAAAGGAATTACTAGAGTTTCATGCGGTAATCGGGAACCAAAGAGTCTCGCTGTAAAAGTGGCAAGCCATTCActtgaataaatgaaatgggTGTTTTCTCCACGGACACAAAGACTACCTTGGAAATTGGAAGCAAACACTGACAAGGGAAATGCCAAGTCTTGTCAGTTCTCACCTCCCTCAGGGATGAGGGCCTCCACCTCCTGCACGGCGTGGCGCACCTCGTCCACGGAAGTGATGTCCAACTGGATGGTGTGGAGGCGGGGCGAGGCAGAGGCCCGCAACTGCTTGGCCCCTTCCCCGTCCTGAGCCAGACAGCCTGCCACCACACGAAACCCCTGCACGCGGGACAGGACGCGGCACATTGCTCAAGGGACGCATGGTACTGGATTACGTTTTTGCATGAAAATCTCTAATTCCATCTaattatctattcatctctttatctaCTTAATTACTCACTTATTGAATTATTCACTTTTAAATAAATCAACgcaaagttagaaaaaaagatagtttAGACAACCATCGCAGATGTACTTACCAGTGAGTCTAAGTGTTTAGCGAGGGCAAAACCAAAGCCTGAGTCACAGCCGGTGATGAGTACGGCCTTGCCCGCCGTGAACACCTGAGTGACGGAAACAATACAAGTAAAATTTACTGTAAAGTAAAACAAAGTAACCAAGATATCTCAGTATTCCTTAGCTGAGTTATTGCGTTGCCCATGGAGGAATATATCGCCAGGTTTGGTGCCACGAAGTACTCTAGCCTCTCCCTGCGTCCCTGTGATCGCGCTCTTACTCACTTCGAGGAAGGCCATCAGGATGCAGGCGGCGGAGGCAATGACCCAGGCAGTGAGGAACACAGCAGTGAAGGGGAGCAGGCCCAGAAGATGAAGCAGCGAGGCGAGGATGGCACTGACGCAGCCCCACCAGGCCACGTCCAATTTCACGTCCAGCGTCAGCAGCATGGCAGCTGTTACTCAGTGTGAAGCCacgaaagaagaggagcaagactGCGCTGAGAATCACTTCACTCAGATTTGACTCAAAGTTACGTAATCGGATAGTAAAAGGGACACGAAAGAAAACGTAGTCACTTTATCGTATATATCAAAGAGTAAATGAAAGCTGTGTGCCAGATAAAGTCTTCACTTTAATCTGAATCGAAACCTAAGAAAATAAGTCCAACATGCTTTAGTTAACATCTCCAATATACAGTGAAGCGAGACACTGGTTTGTACCGTTGTAGTCAGGTCACTGTGCGCAGTGTGTACTTTCACAATAGCATACAAAGTGATCAGGGAAAAGGAATACTACTAACAAATCTGAAAATGATGCCACGTACAGTCCAGTGTGCAACATACATTCCTATAACATTATCATGTCATTTTACTTCCATTGTCATGTTCAAACAACGTCGTGGGGTAATATGTAACTTTCTCCCGTCAGTCACTCAAGGTGGATTGTGCATAACGGGATTCTTTTTATGAGCTAACACTTGATAAAAACTAACATTCTTGAAATTGGAATCTTAGAGATGTGAAGTATAATTCCTGAACCTGAAAATAGTACGTTGGTTCTCGTCAGAGAGATGGAAGTCACTAAGCACGGAACGACAGGTGTGTGAGTCCCCAGCTGATATCACAAGCAAGCCTGACGTTCTATCCCTGCAATACTACGCACTCCCTGCACCGCTTCTTGACTGTATGCCACACCCCATTCCCCCGCACACACACCCTGCTGTGTCCTACGGTATTTTAGattattcatcacacacacacacacacacacacacacacacacacacacacacaggctcagtcctacccgaagatcggtctatgagctctgagctcgctccgtaatggggaggactggctgggtgaccagcaggcgaccgaggtgaattacacacacacacacacacacacacacacacacacacacacagttatctaTCTAAGGTACACTCATGCGACTGTCAGGTTCGTGAGGTACAGCAAAGCCGggtgggaacacacacacctgtcacacgtCTTATCaagtcctctcttcctccagaaAACATCGTCGGATCTAAGtaatacatttctctctctctctctctctctctctctctctctctctctctctctcattgtgaaGTCTATTTATTTCAGTTGAAAGATTGTGTAATTAACCACAGAACGAGCTCTTGACATAAAAGACAAGCACAAGTCAGTTGGTAGCTCAGCAAAGGACAACAAACAGATGAGCAGATCTCACAAGAACATTCACAACACTCGGAGAAAGCTTCCCACAACGGCCAGGATCAAGATCCTTAATACGCCTGGTTTCTGACGCACCGCCACGCAACACACACTACTTGCTGAGCCGTCCAACTCCTCATCTGGGCAACTGCGAGACGTGGCGATGGAGAGGTGCTGCGCCACACTGAGACGCACTCTAAGCTGTTCCTCCTGCCCTCCCAGATGTCCTTGAGCTTCACGACCTCCCTGTCACACCCGTACCCCCTTGTCACACTTGCTCGTACAGTCACCTTCTCACCTATACATACTCCTTGCCttctgctgttcctcctcccaccgtttccttctcttccaccttcactgCACCTtttgccttctctctcccctcactccttcaccccCCACTACCTCACTTGCCTCCCTTGTAGCCTCGCCACCCATTTCTTCTGTCACTTGTCTTGCACATCATTATTCTATCATTCTTTGCCCCattcttttcatgtatttctcaTTATGCTTTTTgaaaattgctctctctctctctctctctctctctctctctctctctctctctctctctctctctctctctctcttcagtttagCTTTTGATCATCTCTTTTTATATCAGAAAAGGATTTTGATGATACAAATACAAACTCTCTTAAGTCACGTACGACAGTCTCGCCCACACCACATCCGCCCCACAGCGCCCCACTTGCCCTCACTGGTCAGAGAGGCGCAAAGTCCGCACAAAAGACTCGCTCACTTTCATTACCATTACAGCATTCCTTATGTGTACAAGTGACTTACCAAGGGATGCAAGACACTAACATAACAATGCCAGTCTTCTGTTATCATGATAGGCACTGGGTGTGTTATATTTACCGTCTTCTTATTGTGTCATCCTTGCGGTTCATTTCCACGATTAAGCTGCTCTTTAATTCCTTTACgtacgtttctttttcttctggcaTCGGACGAGCGTGAGGTCACATTTCTCAGCCTCGGCGTGTGTTTACAGTGAGGCGGGTATTGGGTTTCGATGAGCCAGAGGTGTGCCGAGGGTGTGCCGGACGGCTGGAGATCACAAAATTTACACAAACGCCTCACGTTCCCAAGTTAACAAGGGATCTCttttcttgcttgttttcaATATATGCAGTTATATTTACTTATATCTATaactaaaggaaagaaaattatcatgatcatgtcagtaaaatgtttcttattgttttcaggCATAGCAGTAAGTTAGCGCAGGAGCCACTTGTGACAACGCAGAGAACAAACATGATTGCGACATAGTCTTCCCTGATTCTTATATCCCGCCACACTACCTCAACCCACACTCCGCCTGAACACTGTCCGCTTCTACCACACGTGTTAGTGGGTTTCCTCCCCGAACCGCTGTTACCTCTTCCCTGTGAGCAGCTGCCTGTGCCACAGAGTTGTCTGTGGATTAATGATGAATAATAACGGTTGGTTAGGAATGATAACTATACATTAATTAGCATTGCTGACTTCTTAGTCTCATATTAGGTTGTGTGAGGctagtgaaagaaaacaacacatttCAAAGACATCGTTCTGTCAgatatcttcttttcatctatttttctctctttacttcacgTTTCTTTTCGCTCTTTGAAATGCATCAGGTGAGAGAAGGCAAGTGGACACACAGGAGCAGGTAGAGGGCCGAGAGGCGCAATCTGGGACCAGGCACGCCTCGTTCCTCACCTTCCTGCAGCctgttggcagccctgcccttCACCCCCTCTCTCAGTGTTCACTCACAACACTATAAAGATCTTCACGCTTGTTGCcatgcctgctctctctctctctctctctctctctctctctctctctctatatatatatatatatatatatatatatatatatatatatatatatatatatatatatatatatatatatatatatatatatatatatatatatatatatatatatatatatatatatatatatatatatatatatatatatatatatatatatatatatatatatatatatatatatatatatatatatatatatatatatatatatatatatatatatatatatatatatatacacacacacacacacacacacacacacacacacatatatatatatatatatatatatatatatatatatatatatatatatatatatatatatatacacacacacacacacacacgagagagagagagagagagagagagagagagagagagagagagagagagagagagagagagagttttaacagtagttcctcctcctcttctcatcctcctcgtccttccatCTCATCATTAATgcacctccctgtctctcctcgCGGCCATCTCCTCGACGCCTCAATGTAAACTTCATAATTCCTCCCGCCTTGGCACTTTGTTCCCGCCGAGATGTTTGtccttattcttattgttcCGCCCAGCGTCCCCGCCGCTGGCACCACCTCTCCGCTGCCCGCGCTCGCCCCCCTTCATACTCCACTCTggttggaaaagaagaaaaaaatgctcaGCCGTGTATCCTTTAATTTCTACTTGCACGCTCGGTTCCTTGCTTTTTTCTCGGTTTTAACTTCGGCTTCTCAGTTCTATCAGATCTAGGACGGTGCCTCTTGACGAAGGATTTTTGGATTTGGCCTTTGGGAACCATTACTTTGAGTTGATGACCTTCCTACCCTCAAACGGCAGCTGGGATTCAAACGCCTCCGCCTGTGGACACACTCATAAAGCGCGCTTAGTTGGAAAGCACCACAGCGCATCAGTTCATTAgtggaacaagaggaaaaaattcaagtgctaagaactctctctctctctctctctctctctctctctctctaagtctagTAAAAAAATCGTCAGTTTCGGCGGTTTCCTGGCGTGGTGTGGCCTGAGCGAGGGACAGATTAGTACTGCAGCCAGCgtgagaggaggcaggaggcgcTGTGCTCACTTCCCTCGCTTGCGTCTTGCATCTCCGCGGGATAAGGACTCAGCTGacgtttctttatcttctctttttcttccttccctttctacaTCTGGCTCTTCCGTGCACTATTCGTATGAAATCTGCTGTCTGGGTGCCACTAGAGTTGATAGCAGAAttcctgagttttttttttttattattagttattattattattattattattattattattattattattattatctctctctctctctctctctctctctctctctctctctctcattttatcacTGAATTTGCTCAATATGTttgttaacaacaacaacaacaacaacaacaacaacaaccgcagAAGGCACAGAAGAGGCCCATGGAAGCAGGAGTGAGATCGGCTAAGCATGTGGTGGTGGGGTTCACTTAGGACACATTCCTCCGCTCCCAGCAACGTAACTTTGAATCCCTGCCTGGTTCGGTGGCTTGGTCATGTGTTACTCAGAACATACAGTAACTGCTTTAAACATTATGGTCTCAACTTCTATGTTTGCTCTTTCTCCCTTTGATTTCTTTACTTATCCTTTATgtttatcatctctttctctctacaatATTGATCACCATAGTCCCTCAACATATTCAGATTCTGCAACGGCACATACCTCctaaacgctttattctcttgTAAGTAATATTCTGAGAAGCAACAGAAATAATTTTGGTGCTCGTAAGGGTATTTCCCCCGCTGATGATGGAGACTCGTTGCTAAAATGTTAAATTATTGCCAGACATCTTTGGAATATCAATATCTTTCACTAGAACTGTAACAGCAAATAAGGTAAAACGCTGCAACGTTCGAGAACACACTGGTTTCCTCCTACCCGGGGCCCCGTGACGGAGATCGTGAGGACTGAGAGGCTGATGATGCAGGAAGATTATTCATTCTATGCTCACTGTCATCTTGGTAGGGGgtcgaccagagagagagagagagagagagactggacaaatgagggaggaaagaatggatttTATCTTATTATCTAACTTGATAAGAATCGAAATCAAgtgtagcatctctctctctctctctctctctctctctctctctctctctctctctctctctctccaaagctaTACAGAGGATATCATGTGATAAATTTACTTGAGTACCGTTCTGGGTGACCTGTGGAAAGTGCCGAGCGTCCAGTAACCATCATTTGACACTCACAAGCTCTGCCCATCAGCTGGAGGTTGGAAACTTGTGCcgcaaaaagaaatatgaacttCCTTCACAGTTATACAAACATACCGCTTCTTgtaatttactttattttcctatcaaaATGTAAGAATTTAATTTATATTTGATTGATAAATGTTTTATTGCCCACAGGCATCTGTCATTGGTCCAAACATATGCAATATTTTGTATCAGTGTGGTGCTAAATCTAAAACAAAAAAGTTAGAAAGACACATATGGTCCAAAACAACTGTAGTAAAACATTTTGATAAACTAAAGTATTATGAAGATAAGAATGAatcataaaataaacaaaataaatgagttAAGACAACATTTGAAACTTCATTATTACAAGATTACCTACAAAATTACTAAAACGTAAATAGATAATGAACATATAACTATACATCTCttcaagaaacaaaagaattcTAAAACAGATGCTCAAACGGTAGATAAAATCACATAATTCAGCAGATGATAAAGATTGGGAGCCTACCGAAACAGTCTTCACCATGACTTGTCTTTTATTCTCCGCAACCTTCGATGAGATAAGTAAGATCGGCTGACCGTTACCAGGGAACCTTCAGTCTCACGGCGCCTTTCTGTGAGGTGAGTGATGCGTCAGGTTGTGTTGATGTCTTGTGGATTACATTTACGATACTGAAATTTGCATTCACACCAGTATAAAAATTACCACTTGCACTATGACAAGGCTGGAACACTGAGTGACTCCAATAAACGCGTAATATCTGTTGTACTGTATTGATTAGTATAGTTCAATTAGCTCATcgaaatgtaataataataattgttccTGAATCTGCTGACACTAACGATTTCTTTTGACTTCAAGACAGCGTGAGAAAGACGAGGCTCAACTTCACCTGAGGGCACCAGAGTCACCGCTGCAGCATGAGTGACGAGCTGATAACACGAGCGTTGGTGGGTGGTCAGTGGATTAATGGCAGAGGCGGCACCTTCCCCGTGACAGATCCTGCCACAGGTGACGAGATCGCCCGTGTGGCAGACTGCACTACTGCGGAAGTAACGTCTGCAATcggtaagagaaagggagatgacgTTGCAGCGGGCCACACCATTactcatacagcttcagattgcacacacacgctttaacttacgcacacacacacatatcaaagaaagaaacaaaaaacaacaacaacaacaactactactactactactactactactactactactacttcttctactacttatattactactactactactacacacaaaaaaagacgaATTTTAGCTCGAAAAGAAATTAATCGCTTACTACCACTAAAGACATATTTAAGATT
The sequence above is drawn from the Portunus trituberculatus isolate SZX2019 chromosome 41, ASM1759143v1, whole genome shotgun sequence genome and encodes:
- the LOC123517117 gene encoding D-beta-hydroxybutyrate dehydrogenase, mitochondrial-like, with amino-acid sequence MLLTLDVKLDVAWWGCVSAILASLLHLLGLLPFTAVFLTAWVIASAACILMAFLEVFTAGKAVLITGCDSGFGFALAKHLDSLGFRVVAGCLAQDGEGAKQLRASASPRLHTIQLDITSVDEVRHAVQEVEALIPEGEVLWGLVNNAGLSTFGEVEWVQEHTFRKILEVNLMGMVTVTKAFLPLIRKAKGRVVNVSSMYGRMGNVRRSPYVLSKYAVEGFTDCLRQEMRSWGVAVSLIEPGNYIAATNVLTDDKVKGHGKAMWDGMSQEVREAYTQQYFDATVENLLTFAHAGCRDVTAVVEAMTSALTQASPRARYMPIDAANYLRLFINTHLPEYFYDTFCTSTASHHPTASS